Part of the Pseudomonas baltica genome is shown below.
TTGGGGTTGGCCTTGGCCACGTAGCTGATCAGCTCGGCCTGTTGATCGGGCAGATCGAAGCCATGGTCGGAGCCTTCGCCTTCGTTTTCGTAGTTGGTGCCGACGGCCACGACCACGGCATCATATTTGGCCAGATCCTTGGGTGGACGCAACGCTGCCCAGCTCATCTGTACGCCCGCCAGGCCGCCCAGTGCCGGGGTGAAGTTGGCCGCAGAGCGACGGTATTCGAGCTTGACCGTGTACTGTTTGCCCGCCACCAGCGCGGCGGTCTTGCCGGACGTGACGATGGCGTTGACCACGTCGCCGGAGTGCGGCACGCCGTCGCTGTCGATCACCAGTTCGTCGTTGACCCAGACCTTGTAGGGGCCGTCGGCGCGGACTTTGAACACCTGCACGCCGGAAACCGTCGGCTTGATCTTGGCCGTGAAGCGCGCCGAGAAGGCACCGGCGGTCGGGGTGAAACCAGACACCGCAGTGGTGCCGGCGTTGGTGACGTTGGTGCTGGTCGTCCAGTTGAAGTTCACGCCGGGTTCGACGCGGGTCAGCGCCGGATCACCCGAGAAGCTGGTGTTGGCGTAGTACTCGGCCTTGACGCCCGAGTTGCTGATGCCGCTGCTGCCGGTGGCCGGCTGGTACCACACCGACGCCTGCGGGTTGAGGCTCAGGTCCGACAGGTAGGTGACGTTCGCGCTGCTCGAGGCCAGTTGCTGCAAGCCGCTCAGCTCGGTGACGTAGCTGTTGGGCGGCGAGTTGGCGGTGCCGAACGGTGAGGCCGGCGCCTGGGCGGCCCAGTCACCGATCACCGCGATGTTGGCGGATTTGGCCAATGGCAACAGGGGCTTGCCGGTGCTGGTGTTTTCGTTGCGCAGCAGCACGATGGCTTCGCGCGCGGTATCCAGCGCCGCGCGGGCGCCGTATTCGGTGTGCACCAGGGTCTGTGCGGTGTTCGGGTGTTCCTGCAGGTCGTAGCTGACGATCCCGCGCAGGTTGCGCTTGACCTTGTCGTCGATGACGTTCTGGGTCAGCTGTCCGCTCCACAGGTACGGCATCAGGTTGGCTTCGGTGAATTGCAGGCCCGACGGCATGTCGATGTCGGTGCCGGCCCAGGCGCCCTTGAAGGCATCATGGATGGCGTTGAAGTCACTGATCACCATGCCTTGATAGCCCCACTCACCTTTGAGCACCTCGGTGATCAGGTGGTGGTTTTCGCAGGCGTAGTCGCCGTTGATCTTGTTGAATCCGCACATGATCGAAGCGACGTTGGCGTTCTTGACCATCGATTCGAAGCCCGGCAGGTACAGCTCGCGCAGGGTGCGTTCGTCGACGATGACGTTGAGCGCCTGGCGGTTGGCTTCCTGTTCGTTGGCCAGGTAGTGCTTGCCGCTGGCCTGGATGCCTTGGGCCTGGATGGCGTTGACCACTGCCGGGGCGAGGACGGCGCCGAGGAACGGATCTTCACCGCTCAGGTACTCGGCCGAGCGACCGCCGTACGGGGTGCGGTACAGGTTGGCGCCGGGTGAGAGCATCTGCTGGCCGCCGGAGATACGGGTTTCGTAGGCGATGGCCAGGCCGAACTCTTTGGCGCGGTTGATGCTCCAGGTCGCCGCGAGTGCCGACTGCGACGGGTACGCGGCGCCGAAGGTGGCGTTGTTGACGTGCACGCCCATGGACGAGTCATAGGCGACCGTGCCCTGGATGCCCCACTTGAGCAGCGACGGGATCATGTGCCCGTCGTTGACGCGGGTGAAGTTGATTTTTTCCGACTGGCTCATGTTGTCGAGGATCGAGCTGACGCGGGCCTCGACGGCGTTACCGGTGGCGGGCGTGACTTCGGCCAACGCCAGATTGGCCTGGCCAATGCTGAAGGCCAGCAGGCTCAGGCCCAAGGTCTGTTTGAAAGCGGACACGGCATAGGTCCTTTTAGGTGCAGCGAACGAAAGGGCAGGGCACGCAGGGTTCATGGCTGTTGCACCTGGGTCGGGGCATCGTCGGTGGCCACGGGTGCATCCAGCAGAGTTGCAGAGCTTTTCTGGGCGGTCTGGGTGATCTTGGATACGCCCGAAAGTTGATCGCGTTGAGCCTCTACCTGCTCTCGGAGATTCTGTCCGGAAGTGGAAGTCGAGGATGCAGAAGTTGAATCTGCAGCGAGCACGGAGAAACTTTGGGCGCAAAGTAATATTGCGCCCACTACAGGCAGCATGGGACGGATCATCGATACTGTCTCGATCAGTGGAAGAGGCTTCAATAGGTCGACCTGGGGCAGGGGTTGTCCCGAAGTAGGTCGAAGCTTAAGTCCCGATGATGCACTTTAAAGTTCATTGCTCGCAAAGATATTTTTGTTCAACGAAAAAATACAGCGAAAAAAATCGAAGGCGAGGGGGGTGGATGGCTATGACGGAGAGGGTTTGATGTCAGTTTGTCGCCTGTATTGGCTAAAAATACCTAAAAAATCAAAAAAAATAGCAATTACTAATCGATAAAATAGGGTTATTCAGAATATTATTGCTATACATAAACCTAGTTGCTATTAGGTTTAAGGTTCTGGTAGGCTTGCGCTGCAATGATTTTAGCCATTGATGATTCGCGACTATTTGCTGCGGTTAGTAGTCGCTTAGTTGATTAAATAATGAAGCGAAAAACTCGATAGCTCGCGGCGATGATATTTAAGAATGATTGGAGGCCAGGCTTGAACGGGTAAAGGTTCACCCTTGAGTCGGTTGCTTCGCGTCAGCTTTGAATTGCATTGAACAGCCTGATGCCAATACCCAGGCAATCGCATATAGGTGACGGCATGGTAATAAGCAACGGCCTGAGGACTATTGCGTCAACCGTGTGCGCAAGCTTCTTCTGATCGCACTGGACGCGGTGTCAGGCAGCTTGGCGCTCATTTCGCTGCCGTGCCAGATGCACTCCCAGCCAGGTTTCGAGGCTTAGCAATACGATCGCCAGGCCGCCGCCGATGCAGGTCGCGGTCATCCGGTCCACCGCCGCCTGCCACTCGGGCGCGCCACCCAGTGCTGCGGTGGTGATCACCGTGGCGGTGACGAACAGGGTGAACAAGCTGTAGCGCCCGCCCTGCACGCCGTAGGCCATGAATGCACAGAGCAGGCCGACGGCACCCATGCCCGCGCCACTGATCCCCCAACCCCCCAGCCCGGCGGCGAGCAGGCATCCCCCTAGTGTGCCGACCATTCGCGCCACGCCGCGTTTGAGTGTGTCGGTAGGGTGCGCCTTGAGTACCACCAGCGCGGTCATCGGCGCCCAATAACCGTGTTGCAGGCCCATGTGGTGGACCAGCAACAGGCACAGGACGACCACGGAGGCGCAATACGCGCCATAGCGCTGTAGGCGAAAACGCCCGAGCACGCTGGTGCGCAGCTCGGCCAGATTGGCCCGCAAGCTGTGATGGGCGAGCAGCCCCTGAGTCGCTGACAAAAACCAGGCGCAGAGCACGAAGGTGGCGATTTCAACCGCCGCGCCGAGCAGGATGAACATCGCCCGATGATCAGCTGCCTGCACATTGCCAGGGAAGGCGCCGGCCACCAGCAAGGCGATCGACCACTGCAGGGTGATCCACCACAGCGCGTCGTCGATCGCCGACATCAGGGCACAGATTGCTGCCATCAGTGCCGCCGCCAGGCACAACAGCCAGAAGTGGTTACCCAGCAGCGAACCAAACCACGCGGCCGCGCCCATTCCCACGGCGACGCTCAGCATCGGCGCCAAGGGATAGTCGGTGAGCTTCTTGAACGCGCCAAAGCCGACTGTAAAAGCGCCACTGAGTGCCAGCAAACACACGGACAGGTGCTGGCCGGACAACAGGCCGGTGACCATGATCGCTATCAAACCGGGCATGCACGCCAGTGCCAGCGGCCATTGTCGAGACGGAGGGAGGGATGCCATGAATACTGCCTTGAGAACTCCTGTCATCCGACCGGGGCCGGTGGCGGGTGTTCCCGGCCCCATGCCGATCTCCCTCGCGGCAGAGCGGCGGCGCAATCCGACGCAGTCAACGCCCTATTCTATGCTGCAGATCCAGCGATGATCATGCCGATAGGGCGCGCGGATGAAGTGCACATCGCACACCCGGATCAGGCCGCGCTGCTTGAGGGTGTCGGTCAGTTGCACGAGTGTTTCTGCTTCGATAGTCATGGCGCTTACCTCGTCGCTTTTTACAGGTCAAACGAACTGTGTACCTAAATCTGGACCTAGCGCGATTTTGGAAAATTCATTATTTATTCGCCGCCGCCCGACCACGATGTCCGCAGATACCCCGGCCCACTTGCGCAAACGCGCTGAATGACACATTCGTCACGTTGCCTTCACCTCTCTCTCCCATACCCTGCCGATCCGGACCTCCTCTGATCAGCCGTGGATCGTGCCTTGCGCCTGATCCAGTCCACACCGCGCCGATTCGCTTGAACATCATCGGCAGCGAGGCACAGCTCGGCTGTGGCGTGCTGGTGCAGACGCGCAAGGAGGTGCCGGTGCGGCCCGATGTGCTCGATCCCCAGGCGTTGCCGTCGACCCTGGCGACGTTGGTCGGCCACCCGCTGCGCGGCGCCAGCTGGGAATCCAATTCCATCGGCGAGCAGGTGATCCAGGCGGTGGCCACGGGGCAGGCGTTGATCAGTCAGTTGCAGACGCAACCGGCGGGGGTGCTGGAGCCAGCGCTTTGATGTGAGTGTCGACGATGGGCGCAGTCCGCTATTCAAGCCGGGTTTCGGACTCGCTCACCTCGATCGTTTCGTTTTCCCCGACTTTGCGGTATTCCTTGCGAATGGTCTTGAGGGCCTTCTCGTCCAGCTCGTCCAGATTCAATACGGCGTTCTGCGCTTCCTTGGTGGCTCGCAGCAATTCGTCGATCTTGATGTGCAAGATGTCGTTGTCGCGGTTTTGCGTGTTCTGAATCAGGAACACCATCAAGAACGTGATAATGGTGGTCGAGGTGTTGATGATCAGCTGCCAGGTGTCGTTGTAGTGAAAGTACGGCCCCGTGGCCGCCCAGACCACGATCAGCACGATGGCGGTGGCAAAAGTGCGAGGGCTGCCTGACTTGATGGCCAGGGCCTGTGAAAAATTACTGAATGTCATGGGTTCAACTCTGAATGACCAATACAATTCAGACCGGCGCGGCAAGCGAAAATTTCTCTGTAGGGGCATTGATTCGTATAACAAATTCTTCATCCGGCGGCCTGATGGAACCGATATCGGTGCATGGAATTCGGCGATTGCACGCAAATAGATGGAAATATTGCGCGGCGCACGGGTCGATAGCTGGAGAGTCGTGAAATCGACCGGGCCGCCGCAGTGGTGGCTGTACCCCCGATGCCAAAGGAATTCTGTCATGACCGTTAAACGATACTTCGCGCCTTTCGCCTTGCTGGCCCTGTTCAGCCTGGGCGTCCCCGCTTTTGCTGCAACCGACACTAGCGTCACCCTGGATCGGCCTGGGGTCGGCTCTCATGAGATCAAAGAGGGCGACAAGGCCCCGGATGAATACAAGCGCAAGGAGTTGGCGCTGGGCGACTGGAAGAAACGCCATCTGGCCGCGCCGGGGGAGAACGAGCAGTGGGTCGAGATCAAGGACAAATACGTGCTGGTGAATATTCCCAACGGCACCATCAAGCAGATGATCGACAAGTCGGCGGTGCACGAGTAGCCTTTGGACCCCCCAGACTGCTCCATCGCTGATACGAAGGTATGCAAACGCTGGCAATAAAGCGCACGCTGCGCGCAATCCCCTGCCAGGACCGTTATGTACACTCTCGAGCAATACCGTTCAGCCAGCCTCGAAGCGCAGCTGAACGTCCGATACGCCCATGAACGGCTGTTGGATATGTCATCCCAAGGGAAGATATCCGGTCAGCTGTTCAGGGAGCGCCAGCAGTATCTGACCCGGTGTATCGATGAGTGGCGGGTGCTGTCCGAAGGCCTGCTCACCCAGGTGCAATGGCGCCAGTCACAGGCTCACCTGGATAGTCAGCCCGCAGTGCTGCTCGGCCGCCCATCTCGTGCGGCGCAAACCTGAGGCTGGCGATCAATCCACATGGGCGGCCTGCACGATCTCCTGAGCAAAGTCGAGCATTAGCCGTGACAACGCCTGGGGTGTCTGCAACGGCATCAAGTGCCCGGCCCCGGGGATGATCTCGACGCGATGATTGGGCAGGTGCGCCAGGGTCGTGCGGCGCTGCTCATCCGCACCTGGGACCTGCTGGTCATCGGCGCCACAGATCAGCAGCGTCGGGCAGTCGAGTACGCCGAGGCGCTCGCTCCAGTCCTCGCGGCTGCCGCGGTCGACCCACGCGCGCCAGGCCACCAGATTGACCCGCTGGGCATCGGCGATGGCCACCTCGCGGATAGCCTCCGGCAGAGGGTGAGCGCTGGCCTGGTCGACAAAATCCTCAGCCTGGAAGCGTGTCTTGGTATAGGCGCGCTGACTGTCGCGATCGGCATCGCTCATGGGCTGCGGGGTAGGCGGCGAGGGCGCGACCAGAATCAATCCGGCCAGATACTCGGGACGACGCGAGGCGAGCACCAGTGCGACTTTGCCGGTCATCGAGTGCCCCACCACAATGCACTGAGTCAGACCCAACGCACGAATCGTGGCGTCGACCTGGTCGGCCATGGCGCTGACACTGTAGCCCGGTACCTCGGCGGCGTCGCCGAAGCCCGGGGTGTTCAAGGCAACGCAGTAGTGGTGCTCGTCGAGATAGGGCAGGGTGGGGAACCAGGTGCGATGCGATCCGCCGAGGAAATGCAGAAGCACGAAGGCGGGGGAGCCTTGACCTTGTTGGCTGTGGGCGAGCATTTGCTTCTCCAGTGGGACAGTCCGGCGCAGGGCGCGATTTCGGCCCTGATACGTCTTGGCCGCTCTTGTTCATGCGACTGCGGGACGTACGCCCCGGTTCGGTTTTTTGCTCGGCCACTCGCGCTATGGCGCGCCGGTTTCGGTGGGTTCATCGGACCGCCATGGCTGCCTGGAGCATGGGGTCGTTAGCCAAAGGTAGGGGGGGCGGGGCAATTTTTGCCGACTATAGTCATCGGCGCACGCCCTTCATAACCACAAGAAAAGGATGCCACCCATGCAAAAGACCATGAAAGCTGCGGTCGTTCACGCCTTCGGCAAACCGCTGGAAATCCGTGAAGTCCCGGTCCCTACGCCCGCCTACGGCCAGGTGCTGGTCAAGATCGCCGCCTCGGGCGTCTGCCACACCGACCTGCACGCCGCTGAGGGCGACTGGCCGGTCAAACCCAATCCGCCGTTCATTCCGGGCCACGAAGGCGTCGGCCATGTGGTTGCGGTCGGCCAAGGGGTGACCCATGTCAAGGAAGGCGACC
Proteins encoded:
- a CDS encoding low affinity iron permease family protein is translated as MTFSNFSQALAIKSGSPRTFATAIVLIVVWAATGPYFHYNDTWQLIINTSTTIITFLMVFLIQNTQNRDNDILHIKIDELLRATKEAQNAVLNLDELDEKALKTIRKEYRKVGENETIEVSESETRLE
- a CDS encoding glycoside hydrolase family 3 C-terminal domain-containing protein gives rise to the protein MNPACPALSFAAPKRTYAVSAFKQTLGLSLLAFSIGQANLALAEVTPATGNAVEARVSSILDNMSQSEKINFTRVNDGHMIPSLLKWGIQGTVAYDSSMGVHVNNATFGAAYPSQSALAATWSINRAKEFGLAIAYETRISGGQQMLSPGANLYRTPYGGRSAEYLSGEDPFLGAVLAPAVVNAIQAQGIQASGKHYLANEQEANRQALNVIVDERTLRELYLPGFESMVKNANVASIMCGFNKINGDYACENHHLITEVLKGEWGYQGMVISDFNAIHDAFKGAWAGTDIDMPSGLQFTEANLMPYLWSGQLTQNVIDDKVKRNLRGIVSYDLQEHPNTAQTLVHTEYGARAALDTAREAIVLLRNENTSTGKPLLPLAKSANIAVIGDWAAQAPASPFGTANSPPNSYVTELSGLQQLASSSANVTYLSDLSLNPQASVWYQPATGSSGISNSGVKAEYYANTSFSGDPALTRVEPGVNFNWTTSTNVTNAGTTAVSGFTPTAGAFSARFTAKIKPTVSGVQVFKVRADGPYKVWVNDELVIDSDGVPHSGDVVNAIVTSGKTAALVAGKQYTVKLEYRRSAANFTPALGGLAGVQMSWAALRPPKDLAKYDAVVVAVGTNYENEGEGSDHGFDLPDQQAELISYVAKANPNTVVVMHGGGVANMQPWAKKVGASLQAWLPGQQGGQALAEILYGKVNPSGKLPVTIDKNIEDNASYASYPDPAAYRGDSALTSMTYSEGLYLGYRAYDKNHTKPLYPFGFGLSYTTFGYSDLKLSSNVLTPGATINAKFTLTNTGDKAGYEVAQLYVQPVNAAVDRPEKELKGFTKVYLKPGESKTVSIPLDSRSLAYYVENTDSWNVDAGKFKIRVGTDSDDLSLSQTLTTLYPEQLTTRDSNPLPIPLRKAVQVNTAQTY
- a CDS encoding alpha/beta hydrolase — translated: MLAHSQQGQGSPAFVLLHFLGGSHRTWFPTLPYLDEHHYCVALNTPGFGDAAEVPGYSVSAMADQVDATIRALGLTQCIVVGHSMTGKVALVLASRRPEYLAGLILVAPSPPTPQPMSDADRDSQRAYTKTRFQAEDFVDQASAHPLPEAIREVAIADAQRVNLVAWRAWVDRGSREDWSERLGVLDCPTLLICGADDQQVPGADEQRRTTLAHLPNHRVEIIPGAGHLMPLQTPQALSRLMLDFAQEIVQAAHVD
- a CDS encoding FUSC family protein, with the protein product MASLPPSRQWPLALACMPGLIAIMVTGLLSGQHLSVCLLALSGAFTVGFGAFKKLTDYPLAPMLSVAVGMGAAAWFGSLLGNHFWLLCLAAALMAAICALMSAIDDALWWITLQWSIALLVAGAFPGNVQAADHRAMFILLGAAVEIATFVLCAWFLSATQGLLAHHSLRANLAELRTSVLGRFRLQRYGAYCASVVVLCLLLVHHMGLQHGYWAPMTALVVLKAHPTDTLKRGVARMVGTLGGCLLAAGLGGWGISGAGMGAVGLLCAFMAYGVQGGRYSLFTLFVTATVITTAALGGAPEWQAAVDRMTATCIGGGLAIVLLSLETWLGVHLARQRNERQAA
- a CDS encoding RcnB family protein, encoding MTVKRYFAPFALLALFSLGVPAFAATDTSVTLDRPGVGSHEIKEGDKAPDEYKRKELALGDWKKRHLAAPGENEQWVEIKDKYVLVNIPNGTIKQMIDKSAVHE